In a single window of the Deinococcus aetherius genome:
- a CDS encoding DUF512 domain-containing protein, producing MTATEAIQPNQEQVYPAPVKTVEPGSPADRAGVRPGDLLLRVNGEAVTDVLAYRWRLSQGRAVLEMSRPVARPTVLSGVLGTAQDHHTLAYDPAAPTFTFEVEWEDPGLEFEEVLFDGIKKCANKCDFCYVHQMPRGFRKSLYIMDDDYRLSFLYGSFVTLTNLTESDINRILDENLSPLYVSVHTANQELRQDLMKWWKLKVKDPQAVQIRSMIERLESIDLYTQIVLVPGRNDREHLDDTVEYLSSRPNVISAAVVPIGLTAHRTNLPDVRTFTREEAQDTLARLNRWRRQFLGERGTRFVFPSDELYLLAGEPLPTEEEYEGFPMLENGVGMIRDFLTEGLPDDLPSALPAPRKIILGTGSLFAESLDRAVEPLRAIEGLEIEVRAVENKTFGKVTTVAGLLTGRCFRHAVRPGEADLLIVPPTTLRYGTELMLDDTSLSDLRAELRMDVRAGGATLGELARVIFENVASSGHQWGMSAHAVKDGGARGQA from the coding sequence TTGACGGCAACCGAAGCGATCCAACCCAACCAGGAACAGGTCTACCCCGCCCCCGTGAAGACGGTCGAGCCGGGCAGTCCCGCCGACCGCGCGGGCGTGCGCCCCGGTGACCTCCTCCTGCGCGTGAACGGCGAGGCGGTCACCGACGTGCTCGCCTACCGCTGGCGCCTCTCGCAGGGGCGGGCGGTGCTTGAGATGAGCCGTCCCGTCGCGCGGCCCACGGTGCTTTCCGGCGTGCTGGGCACCGCACAGGACCACCACACCCTCGCCTACGATCCCGCCGCCCCCACCTTCACCTTCGAGGTCGAGTGGGAGGACCCGGGGCTGGAGTTCGAGGAGGTGCTCTTCGACGGCATCAAGAAGTGCGCGAACAAGTGCGACTTCTGCTACGTCCACCAGATGCCGCGCGGTTTCCGCAAGAGCCTGTACATCATGGACGACGACTACCGCCTGTCGTTCCTGTACGGCTCCTTCGTGACGCTGACGAACCTCACCGAGAGCGACATCAACCGCATCCTCGACGAGAACCTTTCGCCGCTCTATGTCTCGGTCCACACGGCGAATCAGGAGTTGCGCCAGGACCTGATGAAGTGGTGGAAGCTCAAGGTCAAGGACCCCCAGGCCGTGCAGATCAGGTCCATGATCGAGCGGCTGGAGAGCATCGACCTCTACACCCAGATCGTCCTCGTGCCGGGCCGCAACGACCGCGAGCATCTGGACGACACGGTTGAATATCTGTCGAGCCGCCCCAACGTCATCTCGGCGGCGGTGGTGCCCATCGGTTTGACTGCACACCGCACCAACCTCCCCGACGTGCGGACCTTCACCCGCGAGGAGGCGCAGGACACCCTCGCGCGGCTGAACCGCTGGCGCAGGCAGTTCCTGGGGGAGCGCGGCACCCGCTTCGTCTTCCCCAGCGACGAGCTGTACCTCCTCGCGGGCGAACCGCTGCCCACCGAGGAGGAGTACGAGGGCTTCCCGATGCTCGAAAACGGCGTCGGCATGATCCGCGACTTCCTGACGGAGGGACTGCCGGACGACCTGCCGAGCGCGCTGCCCGCTCCCCGCAAGATCATCCTCGGGACGGGGAGCCTCTTCGCGGAGTCTCTTGACCGCGCCGTCGAGCCCCTGAGGGCCATCGAGGGCCTGGAGATCGAGGTGCGCGCCGTCGAGAACAAGACCTTCGGCAAGGTGACGACGGTCGCCGGGTTGCTGACGGGCCGCTGCTTCCGCCACGCGGTGAGGCCCGGCGAGGCCGACCTGTTGATCGTCCCGCCGACCACCCTGCGCTACGGCACCGAGCTGATGCTCGACGACACCAGCCTCTCGGACCTGCGAGCCGAGCTGCGGATGGACGTGCGGGCGGGCGGCGCGACTCTCGGCGAACTCGCCCGCGTGATCTTCGAGAACGTGGCGTCGAGCGGCCACCAGTGGGGCATGAGCGCCCACGCGGTCAAGGACGGCGGGGCGCGCGGGCAGGCGTGA
- the mscL gene encoding large conductance mechanosensitive channel protein MscL — translation MLKGFRDFVLRGNVVDLAVGVVIGAAFTTVVNAFSNGFINPLIKAITGGGPRVGGTFSINGAAFDYGAFITAILNFLIVAAILYFLVVNPINRVTERFKREEKPAVAEPSNEEKLLAEIRDELRRRPVERPGIAD, via the coding sequence ATGTTGAAAGGGTTCCGGGACTTCGTCCTGCGTGGCAACGTTGTGGACCTGGCTGTGGGTGTGGTGATTGGGGCGGCCTTCACCACCGTCGTGAATGCCTTTTCCAACGGGTTCATCAATCCGCTGATCAAGGCGATCACGGGAGGCGGGCCGAGGGTCGGGGGAACTTTCAGCATCAACGGGGCCGCCTTCGACTACGGCGCTTTTATCACCGCGATCCTCAATTTCCTGATCGTGGCGGCGATCCTGTACTTTCTGGTGGTGAACCCCATCAACCGCGTCACCGAGCGGTTCAAGCGGGAGGAAAAGCCCGCCGTCGCCGAGCCCAGCAACGAGGAGAAGCTGCTCGCCGAGATTCGGGACGAGCTGCGCCGCCGCCCCGTCGAACGGCCCGGCATCGCCGACTGA
- a CDS encoding DinB family protein, whose protein sequence is MPLSASEIYARTFESHRGALLDLYAQLPDEQANFSAWEGGMSFLGLADHLAGSSERLLGMMTGQMPAMPPQPGPASATLQEARDRLASTTGQAAQAMHSLSEADLSRRVPAFGGREMPVSALLDALIAHEAHHKGQVWMMARMVGVKPPMFVKMG, encoded by the coding sequence ATGCCTCTCTCTGCCTCCGAGATTTACGCCCGCACCTTCGAGTCACACCGTGGCGCCCTGCTGGACCTTTACGCCCAACTTCCCGACGAGCAGGCGAACTTCTCGGCCTGGGAGGGCGGCATGAGCTTCCTCGGCCTCGCCGACCACCTGGCGGGCAGCAGCGAACGTCTCCTCGGCATGATGACGGGCCAGATGCCCGCCATGCCCCCCCAGCCCGGCCCGGCGAGCGCCACATTGCAGGAGGCCCGCGACCGGCTCGCCTCCACGACCGGTCAGGCAGCGCAGGCTATGCACAGCCTCAGTGAGGCCGACCTGTCCCGCCGAGTCCCCGCGTTCGGCGGCCGGGAGATGCCCGTCTCGGCCCTGCTCGACGCCCTGATCGCCCACGAGGCGCACCACAAGGGGCAGGTGTGGATGATGGCGCGGATGGTGGGGGTGAAGCCGCCGATGTTCGTGAAGATGGGGTAG
- a CDS encoding vWA domain-containing protein, with protein MARITRYSKFEGELDQLESSELMQMIQEALLGQGMNDPYDPDPDARPSMDDLFDAILEALAERNMIPEDMLMEAMQSQDVRETRLGQQIERLMDKLQQDGFIRKEFDDPEGQGGQGQTGESKFQLTDKSIDFLGYKSLRDLMGGLGRSSAGAHDTREYASGVEMTGELKNYEFGDTLNLDTTATLGNVMGKGFENLEESDLVIRQAEYNSSAATIVLLDCSHSMILYGEDRFTPAKQVALALAHLIRTQYPGDTLKFVLFHDSAEEVPVAKLAQAQIGPYHTNTAGGLRLAQQLLKRENKDMKQIVMITDGKPSALTLPDGRIYKNAYGLDPYVLGATLREVANCRRSGIQVNTFMLARDPELVGFVRRVTEMTKGKAYFTTPHNIGQYVLMDFMTNKTKMVN; from the coding sequence ATGGCGCGCATCACCCGGTACAGCAAATTCGAGGGCGAACTCGACCAGCTCGAATCCAGCGAGCTGATGCAGATGATTCAGGAGGCGCTGCTCGGGCAGGGGATGAACGACCCCTACGACCCCGACCCCGACGCGCGCCCCAGCATGGACGACCTCTTCGACGCCATCCTCGAAGCCCTCGCCGAGCGCAACATGATCCCCGAGGACATGCTGATGGAGGCGATGCAGTCCCAGGACGTGCGCGAGACCCGGCTGGGCCAGCAGATCGAGCGCCTGATGGACAAGCTCCAGCAGGACGGCTTCATCCGCAAGGAGTTCGACGACCCTGAAGGGCAGGGCGGTCAGGGGCAGACGGGCGAGTCGAAGTTCCAGCTCACCGACAAGAGCATCGACTTCCTGGGGTACAAGAGCCTGCGCGACCTGATGGGCGGCCTGGGCAGAAGCAGCGCGGGCGCCCATGACACCCGCGAGTACGCCTCGGGCGTCGAGATGACGGGTGAACTCAAGAACTACGAGTTCGGTGACACCCTCAACCTCGACACGACCGCCACCCTGGGCAACGTGATGGGCAAGGGCTTCGAGAACCTCGAAGAATCCGACCTCGTGATCCGGCAGGCGGAGTACAACTCGTCGGCGGCGACCATCGTCTTGCTCGACTGCTCGCACTCGATGATCCTGTACGGCGAGGACCGCTTCACGCCCGCCAAGCAGGTCGCCCTCGCCCTCGCGCACCTGATCCGCACCCAGTACCCGGGGGACACGCTCAAGTTCGTGCTGTTTCACGACTCCGCCGAGGAGGTGCCCGTCGCCAAGCTCGCGCAGGCACAGATCGGGCCGTACCACACGAACACGGCGGGCGGCCTGCGGCTGGCGCAGCAGCTCCTGAAGCGCGAGAACAAGGACATGAAGCAGATCGTGATGATCACCGACGGCAAGCCCTCGGCCCTCACGCTGCCCGACGGCCGCATCTACAAGAACGCCTACGGCCTCGACCCCTACGTGCTGGGCGCCACCCTGCGCGAGGTCGCCAACTGCCGCCGCAGCGGCATCCAGGTCAACACCTTCATGCTCGCCCGCGACCCCGAACTCGTGGGCTTCGTCCGCCGCGTGACCGAGATGACGAAGGGCAAGGCGTACTTCACGACGCCGCACAATATCGGGCAGTACGTGCTGATGGACTTCATGACGAACAAGACGAAGATGGTGAATTAG
- a CDS encoding DMT family transporter codes for MSPHARGLLLLVLVTALWGSTFAVVKELGELLPASVLIAWRFLIASVALLPALSLARRVASPGSAPSARPLWRDGLLLGVWLIAGYGTQTVALQTTSANRAAFFTALSVVLVPVWLTFAGRRSLPLALWLALPLAVAGLALLSWEGGALVVGDVWALACAVTYAGFIVVLERTATRHQALRFTLAQLLAVTGLAWVWALLADPGRLWPPPAAWLPLLYLGVAATALTTLLQTVGQRRVSAAEASLIYALEPVTAALFSFFLIGERVGLRGALGGLLVVGATVLSQRAGGEPHIETPAPQAEG; via the coding sequence GTGTCTCCTCACGCACGCGGCCTCCTCCTCCTGGTCCTCGTCACGGCGCTGTGGGGCAGCACCTTCGCCGTCGTGAAAGAACTTGGGGAACTGCTGCCCGCGAGTGTCCTCATCGCCTGGCGCTTCCTGATCGCGTCGGTCGCGCTGCTGCCTGCCCTGTCGCTGGCGCGACGGGTTGCTTCCCCAGGGTCCGCCCCCTCCGCCCGCCCCCTCTGGCGCGACGGGTTGCTTCTGGGCGTGTGGCTGATCGCCGGGTACGGGACGCAGACGGTGGCCCTGCAAACGACGAGCGCGAACCGGGCGGCCTTCTTCACCGCCCTCAGCGTGGTGCTCGTGCCGGTGTGGCTCACCTTCGCCGGGCGACGTTCCCTGCCGCTCGCCCTGTGGCTGGCGCTGCCCCTCGCGGTGGCGGGCCTCGCGCTGCTCTCGTGGGAGGGCGGGGCGCTCGTCGTGGGGGACGTGTGGGCGCTTGCCTGCGCCGTCACCTACGCGGGCTTCATCGTCGTGCTGGAACGGACGGCCACCCGCCATCAGGCGCTGCGTTTCACGCTGGCGCAACTGCTGGCCGTGACCGGGCTGGCCTGGGTCTGGGCCCTCCTCGCCGACCCGGGGAGGTTGTGGCCGCCCCCCGCTGCGTGGCTCCCGCTGCTCTACCTGGGGGTTGCCGCCACCGCCCTCACCACCCTGCTCCAGACGGTCGGGCAGCGCCGGGTGAGTGCGGCCGAGGCCAGCCTGATCTACGCGCTGGAGCCCGTGACCGCCGCCCTCTTCAGCTTCTTCCTCATCGGCGAGCGGGTGGGCCTGCGGGGTGCGCTGGGCGGTCTGCTCGTCGTGGGGGCGACCGTGCTCAGCCAGCGGGCGGGCGGGGAACCCCACATCGAGACGCCCGCACCCCAGGCGGAGGGGTGA
- a CDS encoding META domain-containing protein yields the protein MRSTARAERLFRKPGGTTGCNTFRVTYTPEGDTLRFSPLATTRRACPSPEVQRQETEYLRLLEGVRRYRVSGSLLTLILEDGTERTFQRPVNGG from the coding sequence ATCAGGTCCACGGCCCGCGCTGAGCGCCTGTTCAGGAAGCCGGGCGGCACGACGGGGTGCAACACCTTCCGGGTAACCTACACGCCGGAAGGCGACACGCTCCGCTTCTCCCCCCTGGCGACGACCCGCCGCGCCTGCCCCTCGCCCGAGGTGCAACGGCAGGAGACGGAGTACCTGCGCCTGCTGGAGGGGGTGCGTCGTTACCGGGTCAGCGGCAGCCTGCTCACCCTGATCCTGGAGGACGGCACCGAGCGGACGTTCCAGCGGCCGGTGAACGGGGGCTGA
- a CDS encoding response regulator transcription factor, which produces MIRVLLVDDHALFRQGLRSLLESEGMRVIGEAANGREAIRYAADTHPDVILMDIQMPELDGVKATQSILEIDPGARVIMITMYRQDRYVFEAVKAGARGYVLKDADAATLIDAIRRVAAGEALLDADMAQNVLDDFRDKREELPSEKHADLNERETMILKLLAQGFSNQDIALRLDISEKTVRNRLSEIFTKLQLNNRTQAALYAIREGIANLE; this is translated from the coding sequence ATGATCCGGGTGCTGCTCGTCGACGACCACGCGCTGTTCCGGCAGGGCCTGCGCAGCCTGCTGGAGTCCGAGGGCATGCGCGTCATCGGCGAGGCCGCCAACGGGCGCGAGGCGATCCGCTACGCCGCCGACACCCACCCCGACGTAATCCTGATGGACATCCAGATGCCCGAACTCGACGGAGTCAAGGCCACCCAGAGCATCCTGGAGATCGACCCGGGGGCCAGGGTCATCATGATCACGATGTACCGCCAGGACCGCTACGTCTTCGAGGCGGTCAAGGCCGGGGCGCGCGGCTACGTCCTCAAGGACGCCGACGCGGCCACCCTGATCGACGCGATCCGCCGGGTGGCCGCAGGCGAAGCCCTGCTCGACGCCGACATGGCGCAGAACGTCCTCGACGACTTCCGGGACAAGCGCGAGGAGCTGCCCAGCGAGAAGCACGCCGACCTCAACGAGCGCGAGACGATGATCCTCAAGCTCCTCGCCCAGGGCTTTTCCAACCAGGACATCGCCCTGCGGCTCGACATCAGCGAGAAGACGGTGCGCAACCGCTTATCCGAGATCTTCACCAAGCTGCAACTCAACAACCGCACCCAGGCCGCCCTCTACGCCATCCGCGAGGGGATCGCCAACCTGGAGTAG
- a CDS encoding serine hydrolase — protein sequence MTFDFQTELRSRGYVGEVGLLVTDLTGSELYALNSGCVFPAASTIKVPLLVQALQEAQSGRLDLRERVTVKAEDRVPGSGILHELGPGLNPTWEDVLTLMIVMSDNTATNLVIDRLGVDRVNGWIARQGMGGTHLVGGLQLPPGRRNEAQRRGERNRTTARDQVTVLGRLVRGELLDPAHTSLALSILSRQHFRDLLARHVPRGEDGEPLYRVASKSGELTGVRHDVGVLFTPRPLVVALLSEGGRDPREHPDNRDVAVLAGTLWPLLGALGGVF from the coding sequence GTGACGTTCGACTTTCAAACTGAGCTGCGGTCGCGCGGGTACGTGGGGGAGGTGGGGCTGCTCGTCACTGACCTCACGGGGAGCGAGCTGTACGCGTTGAACTCGGGCTGCGTCTTTCCCGCCGCGAGCACGATCAAGGTGCCCCTGCTCGTGCAGGCGCTCCAGGAGGCGCAATCGGGCCGCCTCGACCTGCGGGAGCGGGTGACGGTGAAGGCGGAGGACCGGGTGCCCGGCTCGGGCATCCTGCACGAACTCGGCCCGGGCCTGAATCCCACCTGGGAGGACGTGCTCACGCTGATGATCGTCATGAGCGACAACACCGCGACGAACCTCGTCATCGACCGGCTGGGGGTGGACCGGGTGAACGGGTGGATAGCGCGGCAGGGGATGGGAGGCACCCACCTTGTCGGCGGGCTCCAGCTTCCCCCCGGGCGGCGGAACGAGGCCCAGCGCCGGGGGGAGCGCAACCGCACGACCGCCCGCGATCAGGTCACGGTGCTGGGGCGGCTCGTCCGGGGCGAACTGCTCGACCCGGCTCACACCAGCCTCGCCCTCTCCATCCTGTCGCGCCAGCACTTCCGGGACCTGCTCGCCCGCCACGTCCCGCGCGGCGAGGACGGCGAGCCCCTCTACCGGGTGGCGAGCAAGAGCGGCGAACTCACCGGAGTCCGGCACGACGTGGGAGTGCTCTTCACCCCGCGCCCGTTGGTGGTCGCCCTGCTCTCGGAGGGGGGGCGGGACCCGCGCGAGCACCCCGACAACCGCGACGTGGCTGTGCTCGCGGGCACACTCTGGCCGCTGCTGGGGGCGCTGGGCGGCGTATTCTGA
- a CDS encoding c-type cytochrome yields the protein MERNDAVMPWVAIVCAAIMWIILLFLFNKETAPEPVVVDPAVVANIQKDWPTLGKQVFTSAGCVGCHGAQGQGGAGPRLAGDEKIVKDPVYVHTIVTQGKGQMPAFPQLSEREVYAVANYVLHSFGNNIEEPLTPALVAEGQTKVDPAVLKNRSRFVPEDIKLPEIFLATFVMVLLTYGVIGLYSVWTEGQELHPGIHKVRSTPVAMLGMVVTLGLSLLFSVLFVRQMVADYAAWANQEQVNAAMEGFYAAMILLTLGLAIGLYKKFFMDGEVLVEDASGEFPW from the coding sequence GTGGAGAGAAACGACGCTGTCATGCCCTGGGTCGCCATCGTGTGCGCGGCGATCATGTGGATCATTTTGCTGTTCCTGTTCAACAAGGAGACGGCACCCGAACCCGTGGTGGTGGACCCGGCGGTGGTCGCCAACATCCAGAAGGACTGGCCGACACTGGGCAAGCAGGTGTTCACCTCGGCGGGCTGCGTGGGCTGCCACGGGGCCCAGGGGCAGGGCGGCGCGGGCCCCCGCCTCGCGGGCGACGAGAAGATCGTCAAGGACCCGGTGTACGTCCACACCATCGTCACGCAGGGCAAGGGGCAGATGCCCGCCTTCCCGCAGCTCTCCGAGCGCGAGGTGTACGCGGTCGCCAACTACGTGCTGCACTCCTTCGGCAACAACATCGAGGAGCCGCTGACTCCCGCGCTCGTCGCCGAGGGCCAGACCAAGGTCGACCCGGCGGTGCTGAAAAACCGCAGCCGCTTCGTGCCCGAGGACATCAAGCTGCCCGAGATCTTCCTGGCGACCTTCGTGATGGTGCTGCTGACCTACGGCGTCATCGGCCTGTACAGCGTGTGGACCGAAGGCCAGGAGCTGCACCCCGGCATCCACAAGGTGCGCTCGACCCCGGTGGCGATGCTGGGGATGGTGGTCACGCTCGGCCTGAGCCTGCTGTTCAGCGTGCTGTTCGTGCGGCAGATGGTCGCCGACTACGCGGCCTGGGCGAACCAGGAACAGGTGAACGCGGCGATGGAGGGTTTCTACGCGGCGATGATCCTGCTGACCCTCGGCCTCGCCATCGGCCTGTACAAGAAGTTCTTCATGGACGGCGAGGTGCTCGTCGAGGACGCCAGCGGCGAGTTCCCGTGGTAA
- a CDS encoding ubiquinol-cytochrome c reductase iron-sulfur subunit, whose protein sequence is MTRYKRQDPEMSRRRFINLAMGTTAAVGGVSLISALGTANPVFRLTRDKMPPLKGDILVHASNNKEGQPVRISELSTQLVRAWPMGKDENGENVIRKGDPNNILALYRFPKGQIVRPTNLDATIDGETVAYSDVCTHAGCSVADSDINAGQMKCPCHSGQYDPKRGAVVIGGPPPRGLAQLPIALQGENIVVTDFFLTFPYPYTNASEWASFKQEVEEQLA, encoded by the coding sequence ATGACCCGGTACAAGAGACAAGACCCCGAAATGAGCCGTCGCCGCTTCATCAACCTGGCGATGGGCACGACCGCCGCCGTGGGGGGCGTGAGCCTGATCAGCGCGCTGGGCACCGCCAACCCGGTCTTCCGCCTCACGCGCGACAAGATGCCGCCCCTGAAGGGGGACATCCTCGTGCACGCCTCCAACAACAAGGAGGGGCAGCCCGTCCGGATCAGCGAGCTGAGCACGCAGCTCGTGCGCGCGTGGCCGATGGGTAAGGACGAGAACGGCGAGAACGTGATTCGCAAGGGCGATCCCAACAACATCCTCGCGTTGTACCGCTTCCCGAAGGGCCAGATCGTCCGGCCGACCAATCTGGACGCGACCATCGACGGCGAGACGGTCGCCTACAGCGACGTGTGCACGCACGCGGGCTGCTCGGTGGCCGACAGCGACATCAACGCCGGGCAGATGAAGTGCCCCTGCCACTCGGGGCAGTACGACCCCAAGCGCGGGGCCGTGGTGATCGGCGGGCCGCCTCCCCGTGGGCTCGCGCAGCTTCCCATCGCCCTGCAGGGTGAGAACATCGTGGTGACCGACTTCTTCCTGACGTTCCCGTATCCGTACACCAACGCGTCCGAGTGGGCCAGCTTCAAGCAGGAAGTGGAGGAACAACTCGCATGA
- a CDS encoding cytochrome b, with translation MNQWLDERLHISRLNDKFLRKAFPVHHSFFLGEITLFSLIILILTGILLALSYEPSNSLVVNSFDPGTADKPNLIPAAFHSALKINAMPFGDMLRRIHHWTANIMIAASVIHMMRIYFTGAFKKPREINWWIGMLLLIFAALTAVTGYVLPYDNYAYNTLKVIYGIAASIPWVGEWVAQAAFAGKFPGDGVIPRIYGYHIMLLPGILLALTAAHMLIMVKQKHTQPQYAKRIAYKKIVGVPLMTQQTPIMLMLTLVFAGIIVLFSAFIPVHPVEFFGPPTTTPINNIKPDWYLLWVFGALAIIPSFSIEILGGEIGSEFVGAIVLPTIVLAAMFAVPMLDRSKENLYYAENPTNYPVRLGTGVAFMMLLVVLSVAGYKPELISAGILSNTNANAVLWIACFLVPALSYFAVQAIVRGIRTLRESDARDRTAFQAADD, from the coding sequence ATGAACCAGTGGCTTGATGAGCGTCTGCATATCTCGCGCCTGAACGACAAGTTCCTGCGCAAGGCCTTTCCCGTTCACCACTCCTTCTTCCTGGGGGAGATCACGCTGTTCAGCCTGATCATCCTGATCCTGACGGGCATCCTGCTCGCGCTCTCCTACGAGCCGAGCAACAGTCTGGTGGTGAACTCCTTCGACCCGGGCACGGCGGACAAGCCCAACCTGATCCCGGCGGCCTTCCACTCGGCCCTCAAGATCAACGCGATGCCCTTCGGCGACATGCTGCGGCGCATCCACCACTGGACGGCAAACATCATGATCGCTGCCTCGGTAATCCACATGATGCGCATCTACTTCACGGGGGCCTTCAAGAAGCCGCGCGAGATCAACTGGTGGATCGGGATGCTGCTCCTGATCTTCGCGGCGCTGACCGCCGTGACGGGCTACGTGCTCCCCTACGACAACTACGCCTACAACACCCTCAAGGTGATCTACGGCATCGCCGCCTCGATCCCCTGGGTGGGCGAGTGGGTGGCGCAGGCCGCCTTCGCGGGCAAGTTCCCGGGTGACGGCGTGATTCCGCGCATCTACGGCTACCACATCATGCTGCTGCCGGGCATCCTGCTGGCGCTGACCGCCGCGCACATGCTGATCATGGTCAAGCAGAAGCACACCCAGCCGCAGTACGCCAAGCGCATCGCCTACAAGAAGATCGTCGGCGTGCCGCTGATGACCCAGCAGACGCCCATCATGCTGATGCTGACGCTGGTGTTCGCGGGGATCATCGTGCTGTTCAGCGCCTTTATCCCAGTGCACCCGGTCGAGTTCTTCGGGCCGCCCACCACCACGCCGATCAACAACATCAAGCCCGACTGGTACCTGCTGTGGGTCTTCGGTGCCCTGGCGATCATCCCCAGCTTCAGCATCGAGATCCTGGGCGGGGAGATCGGCTCGGAGTTCGTGGGGGCCATCGTGCTGCCGACCATCGTGCTGGCCGCCATGTTCGCGGTGCCCATGCTCGACCGCAGCAAGGAAAACCTCTACTACGCGGAAAACCCCACCAACTACCCGGTGCGGCTGGGAACGGGCGTGGCCTTTATGATGCTGCTCGTCGTGCTGTCGGTCGCCGGGTACAAGCCGGAGTTGATCAGCGCCGGAATCCTGAGCAACACGAACGCCAACGCCGTCTTGTGGATCGCGTGCTTCCTGGTGCCCGCCCTGTCGTACTTCGCGGTGCAGGCCATCGTGCGCGGCATCCGCACCCTGCGTGAGTCCGACGCGCGCGACCGCACCGCCTTCCAGGCTGCCGACGACTGA
- a CDS encoding DUF4142 domain-containing protein — protein MLKRSAALLLPFALAACAPSMMAPNASNVDGLYLQAVTGSNLFEIQSSQVALQKSNTPAVRAYAQQMINEHTVAQNQVAALAAARRVPLPPALPPELQLKVNTLSGLSGAAFDAAYLREQAVSHLFTVTIFQNELTGGKDAQVVAFANQNLPLIQRHLQEAVALGGSTSPAGQ, from the coding sequence ATGCTCAAACGTTCCGCCGCCCTGCTCCTGCCCTTCGCCCTCGCCGCGTGCGCGCCGTCCATGATGGCGCCGAACGCCAGCAATGTCGACGGCCTGTACCTCCAGGCCGTGACGGGCAGCAACCTCTTCGAGATCCAGTCGTCGCAGGTGGCTCTGCAGAAGTCGAACACGCCCGCCGTGCGCGCCTACGCCCAGCAGATGATCAACGAGCACACGGTCGCCCAGAACCAGGTCGCGGCGCTCGCGGCGGCCCGGCGCGTGCCCCTGCCTCCGGCGCTGCCCCCGGAACTGCAACTCAAGGTCAACACCCTCAGCGGGCTGAGCGGTGCGGCCTTCGACGCGGCTTACCTGCGCGAGCAGGCGGTGAGCCACCTGTTCACGGTCACCATCTTCCAGAACGAGCTGACGGGCGGCAAGGACGCCCAGGTGGTCGCCTTCGCCAACCAGAACCTGCCGCTGATCCAGCGTCACCTCCAGGAGGCCGTGGCGCTGGGCGGCTCGACCTCGCCTGCCGGGCAGTAA